The following are from one region of the Halictus rubicundus isolate RS-2024b chromosome 15, iyHalRubi1_principal, whole genome shotgun sequence genome:
- the Srp14 gene encoding signal recognition particle 14: protein MVLLENDAFLVELTRLFDKSRLSGSVVLTIKRFNGHNKPIPRKGRPPLPTPSEFLCLVRATLRSKKISTVIHSKDVNKFQQAYWNLLKSNVSGLKKLKKVKSAKPKVH, encoded by the exons ATGGTTCTGCTGGAAAATGATGCG TTTCTAGTCGAGTTAACACGACTGTTCGACAAATCACGTCTCTCTGGTTCAGTAGTGCTCACTATTAAACGGT TTAATGGACACAATAAACCAATACCCAGGAAAGGTAGACCACCTTTGCCAACACCAAGTGAATTTCTTTGTTTAGTAAGAGCTACCTTAAGATCTAAAAAAATATCTACTGTT ATTCATTCCAAGGATGTAAATAAGTTTCAACAAGCGTATTggaatttattaaaatcaaaTGTCAGTGGTCTCAAGAAGTTGAAGAAAGTGAAATCTGCGAAGCCTAAAGTCCACTGA
- the LOC143361866 gene encoding uncharacterized protein LOC143361866 isoform X1, with product MEEVMEIVKVEDILPIKDTSSIENLFVAENIEEGIVISNETESNMKVITDGDQIIQIITDYECVTCRRVFRSQDMLTEHLDTCREEDDSMTLIELRNVDQYDSEEDKDDDNSEYVDDINNEDSNSNSHKNNNHRPVIMPVPETQCHCCAEDLSTAHTGGEHKCPECDLSFRKKSSLDRHTVVIHWHYDNCICKECGQSFNSRKALNKHRYTTHGDRKIFRCEPCDTYFSRSYHLNRHLMQSGCHGNILNTFNCQVCQKGFTRKDNLREHLRTHAGELQRPKKSCKYCPKEFHTTQQLVIHERVHTGERPVQCDLCPKTFLSTLALRKHRRVHTGEKPFECHYCQKKFAARETLNRHERTHTGEKPHVCQYCNKSFIQAAQLRAHIFHHTGENGFYCDVCGKAFNRKARLNVHKKFVHEGATPFTCEVCEKRFIRREDLVKHSLLHTGIKPFKCDKCEKAFSTKSSLQAHSNTHRREPPQSCLECNRVFIRQDCLMRHVKSKHRELLEDVMNEVEKKHLQTQLYNIATLAAEKTKNGESRELSTDELLTAISDLLKILIDDQTLQLFGWPEAPIQDILEAVIRRCGHSPVTSDTNFYFTERLRENVKLLFSVVIEDDPVKSLLTTKTVDDVILHVLQLSKQYTTSS from the exons ATGGAGGAAGTAATGG AAATTGTGAAAGTCGAAGATATATTACCGATTAAAGATACATCTTCGATAGAGAATTTATTTG TTGCAGAAAATATAGAAGAGGGTATTGTAATATCAAATGAGACAGAGTCCAATATGAAAG TTATTACTGACGGCGATCAAATTATACAAATTATAACGGATTATGAATGTGTAACATGCCGCAGAGTCTTTAGGTCTCAGGAT ATGCTGACAGAACATTTAGACACATGCAGGGAAGAAGATGATTCTATGACCCTGATAGAACTCAGAAATGTAGATCAGTATGATTCAGAAGAAGATAAGGACGACGATAATTCAGAATATGTTGATGACATCAACAATGAGG ATTCAAATTCGAATAGCCATAAAAATAATAACCACAGACCAGTAATTATGCCTGTACCTGAAACCCAATGCCATTGTTGTGCAGAAGATTTGAGTACTGCTCACACTGGTGGTGAGCACAAGTGTCCAGAATGTGACCTTTCATTCAGAAAAAAATCATCTTTAGACCGACACACTGTAGTTATTCACTGGCATTATGATAATTGCATTTGTAAGGAGTGTGGACAGTCATTTAATAGTAGGAAAGCATTGAATAAACATCGTTACACTACTCATGGAGATCGTAAGATTTTTAG ATGCGAACCTTGTGATACTTATTTTTCACGAAGCTATCATTTAAATCGGCATTTAATGCAGTCTGGTTGTCATGGTAACATTCTTAACACGTTTAATTGTCAA GTTTGTCAAAAAGGTTTTACACGTAAAGATAATTTACGCGAACATTTACGTACACACGCTGGAGAACTTCAGAGGCCGAAGAAGTCATGTAAATATTGCCCTAAGGAATTTCATACTACTCAACAATTAGTAATTCATGAACGTGTGCATACAGGAGAACGACCAGTTCAATGCGATTTATGTCCAAAGACGTTTTTGTCGACACTTGCATTAAGAAAACATAGACGCGTGCATACAGGAGAAAAACCATTCGAATGCCATTAT TGTCAGAAGAAGTTTGCTGCACGCGAAACATTAAATCGTCACGAGAGAACTCACACCGGCGAAAAACCTCATGTTTGTCAGTATTGCAATAAATCGTTCATTCAAGCTGCTCAGTTAAGGGCACACATATTTCATCATACCGGTGAAAATGGATTTTATTGTGATGTATGTGGGAAAGCGTTCAATCGGAAAGCTCGCTTGAatgttcataaaaaatttgttcacgaAGGGGCAACACCGTTTACATGTGAGGTTTGTGAGAAAAGATTTATAAGGAGAGAAGACCTCGTTAAACACTCATTGCTTCATACAGGCATTAAAC CATTCAAATGTGATAAATGTGAAAAAGCCTTTTCCACTAAATCCTCTTTACAAGCACACTCAAATACTCACAGAAGAGAACCACCTCAGTCTTGTCTTGAATGCAACAGGGTTTTCATTCGGCAAGATTGTTTAATGAGGCATGTCAAGTCAAAGCATCGTGAATTGTTGGAGGATGTGATGAACGAAGTAGAAAAAAAACATTTACAAACACAATTATACAATATTGCTACGCTTGCTgctgaaaaaacaaaaaatggaGAATCTAGGGAACTTTCCACTGATGAACTATTAACAGCTATATCGGATCTATTAAAGATATTGATCGACGATCAAACTCTGCAG TTGTTTGGTTGGCCTGAAGCTCCCATACAAGATATTTTAGAGGCTGTAATTAGGAGGTGTGGACATTCACCGGTAACATCAGATACCAATTTTTACTTTACCGAGCGTTTGAGGGAAAACGTGAAACTCTTATTCAGTGTTGTTATAGAGGATGATCCAGTAAAATCTCTTTTAACAACGAAAACGGTAGATGATGTTATTTTACACGTTTTACAGCTTTCAAAACAATACACAACGAGTTCGTAA
- the LOC143361866 gene encoding uncharacterized protein LOC143361866 isoform X2: MKVITDGDQIIQIITDYECVTCRRVFRSQDMLTEHLDTCREEDDSMTLIELRNVDQYDSEEDKDDDNSEYVDDINNEDSNSNSHKNNNHRPVIMPVPETQCHCCAEDLSTAHTGGEHKCPECDLSFRKKSSLDRHTVVIHWHYDNCICKECGQSFNSRKALNKHRYTTHGDRKIFRCEPCDTYFSRSYHLNRHLMQSGCHGNILNTFNCQVCQKGFTRKDNLREHLRTHAGELQRPKKSCKYCPKEFHTTQQLVIHERVHTGERPVQCDLCPKTFLSTLALRKHRRVHTGEKPFECHYCQKKFAARETLNRHERTHTGEKPHVCQYCNKSFIQAAQLRAHIFHHTGENGFYCDVCGKAFNRKARLNVHKKFVHEGATPFTCEVCEKRFIRREDLVKHSLLHTGIKPFKCDKCEKAFSTKSSLQAHSNTHRREPPQSCLECNRVFIRQDCLMRHVKSKHRELLEDVMNEVEKKHLQTQLYNIATLAAEKTKNGESRELSTDELLTAISDLLKILIDDQTLQLFGWPEAPIQDILEAVIRRCGHSPVTSDTNFYFTERLRENVKLLFSVVIEDDPVKSLLTTKTVDDVILHVLQLSKQYTTSS; encoded by the exons ATGAAAG TTATTACTGACGGCGATCAAATTATACAAATTATAACGGATTATGAATGTGTAACATGCCGCAGAGTCTTTAGGTCTCAGGAT ATGCTGACAGAACATTTAGACACATGCAGGGAAGAAGATGATTCTATGACCCTGATAGAACTCAGAAATGTAGATCAGTATGATTCAGAAGAAGATAAGGACGACGATAATTCAGAATATGTTGATGACATCAACAATGAGG ATTCAAATTCGAATAGCCATAAAAATAATAACCACAGACCAGTAATTATGCCTGTACCTGAAACCCAATGCCATTGTTGTGCAGAAGATTTGAGTACTGCTCACACTGGTGGTGAGCACAAGTGTCCAGAATGTGACCTTTCATTCAGAAAAAAATCATCTTTAGACCGACACACTGTAGTTATTCACTGGCATTATGATAATTGCATTTGTAAGGAGTGTGGACAGTCATTTAATAGTAGGAAAGCATTGAATAAACATCGTTACACTACTCATGGAGATCGTAAGATTTTTAG ATGCGAACCTTGTGATACTTATTTTTCACGAAGCTATCATTTAAATCGGCATTTAATGCAGTCTGGTTGTCATGGTAACATTCTTAACACGTTTAATTGTCAA GTTTGTCAAAAAGGTTTTACACGTAAAGATAATTTACGCGAACATTTACGTACACACGCTGGAGAACTTCAGAGGCCGAAGAAGTCATGTAAATATTGCCCTAAGGAATTTCATACTACTCAACAATTAGTAATTCATGAACGTGTGCATACAGGAGAACGACCAGTTCAATGCGATTTATGTCCAAAGACGTTTTTGTCGACACTTGCATTAAGAAAACATAGACGCGTGCATACAGGAGAAAAACCATTCGAATGCCATTAT TGTCAGAAGAAGTTTGCTGCACGCGAAACATTAAATCGTCACGAGAGAACTCACACCGGCGAAAAACCTCATGTTTGTCAGTATTGCAATAAATCGTTCATTCAAGCTGCTCAGTTAAGGGCACACATATTTCATCATACCGGTGAAAATGGATTTTATTGTGATGTATGTGGGAAAGCGTTCAATCGGAAAGCTCGCTTGAatgttcataaaaaatttgttcacgaAGGGGCAACACCGTTTACATGTGAGGTTTGTGAGAAAAGATTTATAAGGAGAGAAGACCTCGTTAAACACTCATTGCTTCATACAGGCATTAAAC CATTCAAATGTGATAAATGTGAAAAAGCCTTTTCCACTAAATCCTCTTTACAAGCACACTCAAATACTCACAGAAGAGAACCACCTCAGTCTTGTCTTGAATGCAACAGGGTTTTCATTCGGCAAGATTGTTTAATGAGGCATGTCAAGTCAAAGCATCGTGAATTGTTGGAGGATGTGATGAACGAAGTAGAAAAAAAACATTTACAAACACAATTATACAATATTGCTACGCTTGCTgctgaaaaaacaaaaaatggaGAATCTAGGGAACTTTCCACTGATGAACTATTAACAGCTATATCGGATCTATTAAAGATATTGATCGACGATCAAACTCTGCAG TTGTTTGGTTGGCCTGAAGCTCCCATACAAGATATTTTAGAGGCTGTAATTAGGAGGTGTGGACATTCACCGGTAACATCAGATACCAATTTTTACTTTACCGAGCGTTTGAGGGAAAACGTGAAACTCTTATTCAGTGTTGTTATAGAGGATGATCCAGTAAAATCTCTTTTAACAACGAAAACGGTAGATGATGTTATTTTACACGTTTTACAGCTTTCAAAACAATACACAACGAGTTCGTAA
- the Mrps5 gene encoding mitochondrial ribosomal protein S5 isoform X1: MASRIIRICGLISNSVKTNNIKSHVSAVGLLKTNIPLVQSARENTNFFNKKPASLLWKSVTSVSNAGKRRGRGKALPRIKNLNKGQRIGIGKVGMVFPGLNAPVYKGSIKVTRERLPDDPEREKKLIEAQSQYSSKKRYKLHALERGWTSSSIAGRKIGPPDPIDDEPFEGFESCILSFKNATTMTSHFGRSKKCRTTVVTGNGNGLVGFSSVTGNDVKTVIKRAKNRAGQRLCYFERYNDHTVLHDFYTQFHKTKIFVSQKPKGYGIKAHRVIRAICEAVGIKDVYAKVEGSLNIQYIIKAFFIGLLRQKTYQQLADEKQLHLVELKQERDYFPKVIASPETPRTESDIKKGEILNFKEYIMDGRMVLKKKPLPPFYTKLPSYQIHLRKMERKRDHDNVRIRLRAEYGDICSFLVEKYPEARILRWKKQKEEPADEA, encoded by the exons ATGGCAAGCCGCATAATTCGTATTTGTGGATTAATCTCAAATTCCGTGAAGACTAACAACATTAAAAGCCATG tTTCAGCTGTTGGTCTACTAAAAACAAATATTCCATTAGTTCAAAGTGCCAGGGAAAACACCAACTTCTTTAACAAAA aacCGGCATCATTGTTATGGAAGTCTGTTACCAGTGTTAGTAATGCAGGAAAACGACGTGGAAGAGGAAAAGCTTTACCAAGGATTAAAAACCTGAACAAAGGACAAAGAATTGGAATTGGGAAGGTTGGAATGGTATTTCCAGGACTAAATGCACCAGTTTATAAAGGTTCCATAAAGGTTACACGGGAACGACTCCCTGATGAtccagaaagagagaaaaaattaattgaagcACAAAGTCAATACAGCAGTAAAAAACGATATAAGCTTCATGCTTTGGAACGTGGTTGGACTAGCTCCAGCATAGCAGGCAGAAAGATTGGACCTCCGGATCCTATTGATGATG AACCTTTCGAAGGCTTTGAAAGTTGTATATTATCATTCAAGAATGCAACCACTATGACTAGTCATTTTGGCCGTTCGAAGAAATGCCGGACTACAGTTGTAACTGGAAATGGAAATGGGCTTGTTGGTTTTTCATCAGTAACAGGAAATGATGTTAAAACAGTCATTAAACGAGCTAAAAACAGAGCTGGACAAAGACTGTGCTACTTTGAAAGATACAATGATCACACtg TACTTCATGATTTCTATACACAGTTTCACAAGACAAAAATATTCGTTTCGCAAAAGCCTAAAGGCTATGGAATTAAGGCTCACAGAGTCATTAGGGCGATTTGCGAGGCAGTCGGTATAAAAGATGTATATGCTAAAGTTGAAGGatctttaaatattcaatatataATAAAAGCTTTTTTCATTGGTTTATTAAGACAG AAAACATATCAACAATTAGCAGATGAAAAACAGTTGCATTTAGTTGAATTGAAACAAGAACGTGATTATTTTCCCAAAGTAATTGCTTCGCCAGAAACACCAAGAACGGAATCAGATATCAAGAAGGGCGAAATCCTAAATTTCAAGGAATACATAATGGACGGAAGAATGGTCCTGAAGAAGAAACCTCTTCCGCCGTTTTACACAAAATTACCCTCTTACCAGATACATCTACGTAAAATGGAACGAAAAAGAGACCATGATAATGTAAGAATTAGATTAAGAGCTGAGTATGGAGATATTTGCAGTTTTCTtgtggaaaaatatccagaagCAAGAATTTTAAGAtggaaaaaacaaaaagaggaaCCTGCGGATGAAGCATAG
- the Mrps5 gene encoding mitochondrial ribosomal protein S5 isoform X2, with the protein MASRIIRICGLISNSVKTNNIKSHAVGLLKTNIPLVQSARENTNFFNKKPASLLWKSVTSVSNAGKRRGRGKALPRIKNLNKGQRIGIGKVGMVFPGLNAPVYKGSIKVTRERLPDDPEREKKLIEAQSQYSSKKRYKLHALERGWTSSSIAGRKIGPPDPIDDEPFEGFESCILSFKNATTMTSHFGRSKKCRTTVVTGNGNGLVGFSSVTGNDVKTVIKRAKNRAGQRLCYFERYNDHTVLHDFYTQFHKTKIFVSQKPKGYGIKAHRVIRAICEAVGIKDVYAKVEGSLNIQYIIKAFFIGLLRQKTYQQLADEKQLHLVELKQERDYFPKVIASPETPRTESDIKKGEILNFKEYIMDGRMVLKKKPLPPFYTKLPSYQIHLRKMERKRDHDNVRIRLRAEYGDICSFLVEKYPEARILRWKKQKEEPADEA; encoded by the exons ATGGCAAGCCGCATAATTCGTATTTGTGGATTAATCTCAAATTCCGTGAAGACTAACAACATTAAAAGCCATG CTGTTGGTCTACTAAAAACAAATATTCCATTAGTTCAAAGTGCCAGGGAAAACACCAACTTCTTTAACAAAA aacCGGCATCATTGTTATGGAAGTCTGTTACCAGTGTTAGTAATGCAGGAAAACGACGTGGAAGAGGAAAAGCTTTACCAAGGATTAAAAACCTGAACAAAGGACAAAGAATTGGAATTGGGAAGGTTGGAATGGTATTTCCAGGACTAAATGCACCAGTTTATAAAGGTTCCATAAAGGTTACACGGGAACGACTCCCTGATGAtccagaaagagagaaaaaattaattgaagcACAAAGTCAATACAGCAGTAAAAAACGATATAAGCTTCATGCTTTGGAACGTGGTTGGACTAGCTCCAGCATAGCAGGCAGAAAGATTGGACCTCCGGATCCTATTGATGATG AACCTTTCGAAGGCTTTGAAAGTTGTATATTATCATTCAAGAATGCAACCACTATGACTAGTCATTTTGGCCGTTCGAAGAAATGCCGGACTACAGTTGTAACTGGAAATGGAAATGGGCTTGTTGGTTTTTCATCAGTAACAGGAAATGATGTTAAAACAGTCATTAAACGAGCTAAAAACAGAGCTGGACAAAGACTGTGCTACTTTGAAAGATACAATGATCACACtg TACTTCATGATTTCTATACACAGTTTCACAAGACAAAAATATTCGTTTCGCAAAAGCCTAAAGGCTATGGAATTAAGGCTCACAGAGTCATTAGGGCGATTTGCGAGGCAGTCGGTATAAAAGATGTATATGCTAAAGTTGAAGGatctttaaatattcaatatataATAAAAGCTTTTTTCATTGGTTTATTAAGACAG AAAACATATCAACAATTAGCAGATGAAAAACAGTTGCATTTAGTTGAATTGAAACAAGAACGTGATTATTTTCCCAAAGTAATTGCTTCGCCAGAAACACCAAGAACGGAATCAGATATCAAGAAGGGCGAAATCCTAAATTTCAAGGAATACATAATGGACGGAAGAATGGTCCTGAAGAAGAAACCTCTTCCGCCGTTTTACACAAAATTACCCTCTTACCAGATACATCTACGTAAAATGGAACGAAAAAGAGACCATGATAATGTAAGAATTAGATTAAGAGCTGAGTATGGAGATATTTGCAGTTTTCTtgtggaaaaatatccagaagCAAGAATTTTAAGAtggaaaaaacaaaaagaggaaCCTGCGGATGAAGCATAG